GATGTCAACATCAATTCCCAAAGAATGTGTAGGTGCATTTGGCAAGTGTTTAGTCTGTTGTGTGTCGGGATCAACCTTTTTCAATGAGTGTTTTTCTGAAAGTCTTAATCCCTCCAGCTCGTTTGTTACTTGCTTCATACTAGGTCTATCCTCCCCTCTTacctttaaacaattttttgctATATTAGCAACTTCCATTATTTCCTCAAAATTACCTTCATTGAGAATGCGATCATCAATAATTTGAAGTAGGCGATCCTCTTTCATTGCAGTTTCAAAATACATCGCAagatttctttcactttcaggCCTAAACATGGAAACCGCCTTCTCACCTGTTAGTAGCTCTGCCATGACAACACCAAAACTATAGACATCACTTTTTTCAGTTAATTGGCTAGTATGGAAGTATTCTGGGTCTAGGTACCCCAAAGTTCCCAACACCACAGTTGTTAATTGTGTGTGGTCAAGAGGAACCAATCTTGAAGCTCCAAAGTCAGACACTTTTGCTGTGTGTTTATCATCCAGAAgtatatttgtagttttcacATCTCTATGTATAATTGACATAGAAGTCTCAAAATATATGTATGCTAGGGCTCCCGCAGtttctgatgctatctttatacGCTTTTCCCATGAGAGCGAGGATGATAGGTTTTTATCATGAATGTGGTCATAAAGTGTCCCATTTGTGATGAATTCATATACTAGTAAGGGTACTTCAGTCTCAAGGCAACAACCTATTAACTTAACCACATTCTTATGGTTAGTTTTAGTAAGCACAAGCACTTCATTTATAAATTGCTCTATCTGGCTCTCATCAACAACATTGGATTTCTTAATGGCAACCACTTTATCATCTGATAAAACTCCTTTATAAACAGTTCCAAAGCCTCCATGACCTAGGACTCTACTTTTATCATAGTTGTTAGTGGCCTTTTCAAGCTCTTCTGCGCTAAAGATTTTGGTTGGCTCAACAGATTCTTTGTGACTCAAGAGTTGTTGTCGTAAGATTAGGCCACCATTTTGTTGGAAGAACTTCTGTTTcagttttatttgcttttttctTTGCCTTACTGAATATACCCATGAACTTCCCACAACCAGGATCAAGAGGCTTATCAAGCTGACACCTGTAAATGTTCAAGCATGCATTTCAACCACATAGAATGTATCTCAATTTCTCCTTCAATCAGTAACAAAGACTTCAACAAAGTTAAGATTTcaatatgtaatatattttctttgataagtatttcaatatgtaatatataaaaatgttcTACAAGGAGTATAGTTGAGTTTCGAGTTTTAAGTACTTAGCTAGTGATCatgattaaaaagaagaaagatttaAAGCCTAGTTGTAGCTAGTTACTGTTGGAGAAGCAAAGATATATCTTCCATTAGCGGATTTCAACCACGTTTCATACTAAAGCTAAGGTTACAAATTAACTTACCCAtcttaaaacattaattttcttATCTTAAAAGACTTTTGCATTAATCAAAATAGTTCATTTTAGACCAAATTATAATTATTGCATGGGAAGTGAGTGAGGTAATTGGGAAACCAAATCcatcatgcatgtatatatgtagttagtaaattaacaagaaaaaagaaaataaaagagacgAGTAGTACTGTAATAGCACCATTCCTATATATGTTATACATACCCAGGGCAATAATGATGCTCATGGATTGACTGAGTTTTCCACGAGTAGTACATTTGTAGCTCCCGTTAGTGTTGGTACATGTTGCAGTAGCATTGCAGGGATTCGGACTATCTTTGCACTCATCAATATCTGAAACACATGAGCACCACAACTAGCCCGTCATCATCGAAATACAGCCTTAATAGTTTGCTCATTTAACAAATACAACAACTGATTAATTTTCTCATCCAAAATGAGTtcaaaattgagagagagagagagagagagagagagacttataAAGTAAACTGAATGAGtacaacattaattaattaccttGGCAACTGTCATCATGCCCATCAGGAAGGTATGGGTTCCCTTGATAACCTGGGGTGCACTTGCAAATATACCCAATACCTTTGCTGGATTCGATACAATTACTATACGTTGCGTTGCATAAATAGCTTCTCATATTTTCCCGAGCATCTTTGCACGTCTTATTTCCAATTGCCCAATCAAGCACCAGGGGTATAGTCTTCCTGTttgttaaattttcaaaatccaaGGTGGAAAAGTTGTATGCCTCTGTTTCCCCAATGAAACTGAAACCACACGATTCGTTATACATGGTTCCATTAATGGAAATGctctcaaaattcaaattatagTTCGTTGCTCCTTTGGGGATAGCAGAATGGCAACAGCCAAGGCCGGAGCAAGAGCCGTTAACCAAAGTGGTACCGTTGTCACAGAATGATACGCATCCGGCCATGAACGTTGATTGTTGTCCCTGCGAGCCACTTATGGAGGCAAAAAAGCTACAACCGACGGCAGAGATACTGTTCTTCTCAGGTGAGATGCGAAAACTCGGCAAGTTGAGCAAGGTAGAGAAGCGCCGGCGGAGACTAGGCCCATCATCTTGATACggataattattatatttgcaAAGACGGAATACCAAGTTTGAGACTCGAAGCTCACCATCATCAAGAGAGATGTTGAGGACATCTATATTGTCAACGCCCAGAAATGGTTTTGGGGGCTGGAAAGAGTGGTTACAGATAATGAGAAAAGATGGATCAAGGTAGCAGCCCTCGCCTGTGCCAAATGGGTAGGGGATATTAAAAGATCCGCATGTGCGGTTGCAGCTCGGATTATTGGGTTGAGATGCTGCTAAAACTAGGACCCCAGCAATTAGCAGTAGCAGCACTACTTGTTGCAAAAGCTTTCCATGCAAAGCCATGGCCTACCTCCTTTTATGTCTTTCTGTGCTTcgatttgaaataaatttatcttTCTATGCGCCTCCCTCTTATAAAAGAAGCTGATGTGGAGAGACTTTAAGTCTGGCTGATGAACAGTTAGAAAGGACCTAAGGTAGATAATAAGaagcattaaaaatacataaatcaataaaattattttcaggtTGGTAggaggatttatttatttttgataggtaGGTTGGTAGGaggatttattatataaaagaaagcTTAACTTATTTCTTCAGCCAAAGTAAAAGTTGAAAAACTCGAgcttttctattattattagagGGTTGATTAATTTCGCTTTGATGTTTGATTTGTATCCTTAATAAGCTTATCAaatttccaaatttaaaaaatattttcaaaagaaacatTTATAAGCTATACATTTATTCATGGATCAAGATATATATCTCAATACTTAAATAGTATACAACTAGACGTGCACAAGACTAGGACAGCAGAACAGGTCATGTACATCCCCACAACCAGAACAGCAGTATTCAGGCAGCAGCATGATAAGCAGGGCGCCATGGCTAGCTGTAAACATCTAACCTTGCACAACCTAAGAAGAATGATATTGATGTACTTGACAACATGAATTTGAGATTGAAGAATTGTATGATGTTGACAAGAAGCAGCTCGAGTTGCAGAAGAGAGAAACAGACAAAAACAAGCAGTTATAACTTCAGACTAACCATAAACAAATCATTGCACTTTTGACACATTGAACACAGAGAGCAAGACCTGAGAAAGACTGCAAGGGGCAGTGTTCTCATGAATAGATACTTTAGCCTTTAGATTATTTGACTCCTCATTTTCAGGAAAGTAAAACGGAGTCTTTTTCTGagcaataaaaggaaaaagtcATTAATTCCAGGGAATCAGATAACTTTCTCCATAGCAGGTGATCTATGATACTCACCTCTCGCTCTTGAGCAACTCGTTGGATTATCATGAGCCACTACGCTTCCTTCAGCTGCCACGCTTTCTCTTGATCTTTCGCTCTACGTTTTTTTCAAGAACTTTATACATTAACCCAGTTTCATTAAATAAGAACGAAGATATATAACTAGCAATACTTGTGTGTCCTCCAGCcaatttattcttctttttcccccttACTGGCCGAAGGGGCCTACCATTCCACAGCtatcaatataaattttttctttttttaaataatagaaaaacacgcgtttcaaaaaacaaaacaacctcaaatttaagtgttttattagTTAATAGAGGAGCCTCCAGGCCGGTCGGGTGTTTCGCTTCATTTATACAAGCCAATGACAAGATGCCACGTAGGCGTTCCAGCAAATTACAATCTACACTCGCATACAGGTGAATATCTTATTTTGACAGCTCTTTTcccctctccctccctccccccacCCCGTCACCTGCTCTGCCCCCACCCTCTGtcgctctctttctctccctctagAATACGATTTGTGGTGATAGAAAAATACTGGCAGCTTCTACTATCTCAGAACATGTAAATATCCATATATGATTTGCATAGTTCTTCCTTCAAATTGAAATCCAGTTGTATGCATTTATAGGATGTGATGTACATAGCAGCATCAATGAAAAAACCCATAATAGGCATGCATGTGGATGAAAGACGAAAAATCAATTTCAGAATGCCTTTGTCTCAATGATTAACAATTACTGGCAAGCATCAAATCTTATGGAAAATTGTGGTTTTAATATACAATCAGAGCTCAGCTTCTGGCTTTGGCACCAGAGATACATTTTGAGTTTCTGGCTTTTGCACAAGATACCCACTCTCAATCCAGGCAAGATAACCTCCTTCCACTCACTGACTAGAAGCAGAATAAACCATACAATATATCACAAGATAAATAACTTTATATGTagaataaacaaataaacaacttACAGATCAAGTGGGTTCGAGTGGGTTCCAGATCCAAATTAATCTTTTGACGGAGATGGGTTCAACAGAGACGGGGAGAAAGGGAATATCTCTTGAAGATTGTTACGAAGGTGATGCGAAACGATGAGGTTCATAACAGAAGGAGACGAAGATGGGAGAGCTTCGGGGAGGAGAGGGCAGagaaaaggagaagaagggAGAAGAGGGGTAAATAGAGGCAGCCACCGTAAGTTTAATGCTGCGTTTGGTTAGCTAatccaattcaattcaattcattttatctaatcattataattttttttcatttctaacacaaaatataataaataatttaatttttttaaattttaaaataataataatattaaaaaaataatattttaaattttcatcttacaCATTATCAAAACCAACctcagtgtttttaaaatcgtaccgtaccggccggtacggccggtatattccgtaccggccaccggaccggtacagaaattttgtaatttcgtaccggttcaaataccggccgtaccggccggtaccgGCCGAgatttcggcctgtaccggcctaTGTACCggcccgtaccggccggtatttcggtttccttttttttttttttttgtcattttttcaaactacaaatttatttttttacccccaatttagactaaactatttataatttatatagatatatgtatttatgtataatttatttatatataaattattattttgaaatataattaatatatatatatttatatatataatttatttatatatcgactatcccgaaacggtacacgaaacggtaccggtaccgaaatatttcgttccagtgccttgaccggtacggcatccggtacggtattcaaaacattgcttAGTCCTCTAGGTGTTACAATTTGACTGGTGGGTCTAAGAGTGAAACGGACTCTGGACCGGTTT
This is a stretch of genomic DNA from Carya illinoinensis cultivar Pawnee chromosome 15, C.illinoinensisPawnee_v1, whole genome shotgun sequence. It encodes these proteins:
- the LOC122297203 gene encoding putative wall-associated receptor kinase-like 16 → MALHGKLLQQVVLLLLIAGVLVLAASQPNNPSCNRTCGSFNIPYPFGTGEGCYLDPSFLIICNHSFQPPKPFLGVDNIDVLNISLDDGELRVSNLVFRLCKYNNYPYQDDGPSLRRRFSTLLNLPSFRISPEKNSISAVGCSFFASISGSQGQQSTFMAGCVSFCDNGTTLVNGSCSGLGCCHSAIPKGATNYNLNFESISINGTMYNESCGFSFIGETEAYNFSTLDFENLTNRKTIPLVLDWAIGNKTCKDARENMRSYLCNATYSNCIESSKGIGYICKCTPGYQGNPYLPDGHDDSCQDIDECKDSPNPCNATATCTNTNGSYKCTTRGKLSQSMSIIIALGVSLISLLILVVGSSWVYSVRQRKKQIKLKQKFFQQNGGLILRQQLLSHKESVEPTKIFSAEELEKATNNYDKSRVLGHGGFGTVYKGVLSDDKVVAIKKSNVVDESQIEQFINEVLVLTKTNHKNVVKLIGCCLETEVPLLVYEFITNGTLYDHIHDKNLSSSLSWEKRIKIASETAGALAYIYFETSMSIIHRDVKTTNILLDDKHTAKVSDFGASRLVPLDHTQLTTVVLGTLGYLDPEYFHTSQLTEKSDVYSFGVVMAELLTGEKAVSMFRPESERNLAMYFETAMKEDRLLQIIDDRILNEGNFEEIMEVANIAKNCLKVRGEDRPSMKQVTNELEGLRLSEKHSLKKVDPDTQQTKHLPNAPTHSLGIDVDIGSSSINTTVADDSMRNQVVKPIDNDAR